From the Kitasatospora viridis genome, one window contains:
- a CDS encoding NUDIX domain-containing protein, which yields MVPKTSSSSSDGQSTPSLHSVSVAGVVVREDGRMLVIRRADNGAWELPGGVLELAEAVEDGVRREVYEETGVKVEVERLTGVYKNVARGIVALVFRCQPEGGGERVSAESTAVEWFTADEVRERVAEVYAVRMLDAVSGEGAPAVRVHDGVRVLGRRTG from the coding sequence ATAGTCCCGAAGACGAGTAGCAGCAGCTCTGATGGGCAGTCAACGCCGTCGCTTCACTCCGTCTCCGTCGCTGGGGTGGTGGTGCGTGAGGACGGTCGGATGTTGGTGATCCGGCGGGCGGACAACGGGGCGTGGGAGCTGCCCGGGGGTGTGTTGGAGCTTGCGGAGGCGGTCGAGGACGGGGTGCGCCGGGAGGTGTACGAGGAGACCGGGGTCAAGGTCGAGGTCGAGCGGCTGACCGGGGTGTACAAGAACGTGGCGCGCGGGATTGTGGCGCTGGTGTTCCGGTGCCAGCCGGAGGGAGGTGGCGAGCGGGTGTCGGCGGAGTCGACGGCGGTGGAGTGGTTCACGGCGGACGAGGTGCGGGAGCGGGTGGCCGAGGTCTACGCCGTGCGGATGCTGGATGCCGTGAGTGGCGAGGGGGCGCCGGCGGTGCGGGTGCATGACGGGGTGAGGGTGCTCGGTAGGCGAACCGGGTGA
- a CDS encoding DUF11 domain-containing protein: MPAQPSAPAPQAASAPAQPSAAAPVPQSQPVQQNGNRGDEGDGDGSNCHLKIVKKADRDFYLPGQKVTYTITLTNDGDQRITGAVVTDDLSGDLQDGVYDNDAHVGRGSLSYNAPILTWVGDLRPGQSTEIVYSVTADNPDNGPKHLIDAVTGPSFSNCPTGTEDGCHLNLGSPHWVVSKREDRSDVEPADTIRYTITATNDGTVDFTGARQAGLEDDMSQIVGESAYDYDATADFGTVSFRAPAFVVWRGDLPAGATINIHLSIKAEGLKPGSTELVNIVRALYPHHGGTDLSNPLPPQGPREEQYLAQANSRPVNGPAHRTAQKRDTVGANGQITACNVDPATDACYVDADEPNFVVSKQVDHDHAMPGDVLTYTVQYANTGNDQFPTGELPVLTDDLSQVLQHSTFVAGSLSSTVPTATFDPSAKAITWTGQLTSGQHGQFTYQVKVNDPYYGDKFLDNTITSAKSTDCQQGSTDARCKAHVVVQLPTPTPTPTPTPSKMPPPHHEHHEHPHHPGQLAHTGADGTMVLAGSAAALVLGGGTLLLLNRRRTRRH, translated from the coding sequence GTGCCCGCGCAGCCGTCCGCCCCCGCCCCGCAGGCCGCGTCCGCGCCGGCGCAGCCGTCCGCCGCCGCCCCGGTCCCGCAGTCCCAGCCGGTGCAGCAGAACGGCAATCGCGGTGACGAGGGTGACGGGGACGGCAGCAACTGCCACCTGAAGATCGTCAAGAAGGCCGACCGGGACTTCTACCTGCCCGGCCAGAAGGTCACCTACACGATCACCCTCACCAACGACGGCGACCAGCGGATCACCGGCGCCGTGGTGACCGACGACCTGAGCGGCGACCTGCAGGACGGCGTCTACGACAACGACGCGCACGTCGGCCGGGGCTCGCTGAGCTACAACGCCCCGATCCTCACCTGGGTCGGCGACCTGCGGCCGGGCCAGAGCACCGAGATCGTCTACAGCGTCACCGCTGACAACCCGGACAACGGCCCGAAGCACCTGATCGACGCGGTGACCGGCCCGTCCTTCAGCAACTGCCCGACCGGCACCGAGGACGGCTGCCACCTCAACCTCGGCTCCCCGCACTGGGTGGTGTCCAAGCGGGAGGACCGCAGCGACGTCGAGCCCGCCGACACGATCCGCTACACGATCACGGCGACGAACGACGGCACCGTCGACTTCACCGGCGCCCGCCAGGCGGGCCTGGAGGACGACATGTCGCAGATCGTCGGCGAGTCGGCCTACGACTACGACGCCACCGCCGACTTCGGCACCGTCAGCTTCCGGGCGCCGGCCTTCGTCGTCTGGCGGGGCGACCTGCCGGCCGGTGCGACGATCAACATCCACCTGTCGATCAAGGCCGAGGGTCTGAAGCCGGGCAGCACCGAGCTGGTGAACATCGTCCGCGCGCTCTACCCGCACCACGGCGGCACCGACCTGAGCAACCCGCTGCCGCCGCAGGGCCCGCGCGAGGAGCAGTACCTCGCCCAGGCCAACAGCCGCCCGGTGAACGGCCCGGCGCACCGCACCGCGCAGAAGCGGGACACCGTCGGCGCGAACGGCCAGATCACCGCCTGCAACGTGGACCCGGCCACCGACGCCTGCTACGTGGACGCGGACGAGCCCAACTTCGTCGTCTCCAAGCAGGTGGACCACGACCACGCGATGCCGGGCGACGTGCTCACCTACACGGTGCAGTACGCCAACACCGGCAACGACCAGTTCCCGACGGGCGAACTCCCGGTCCTCACCGACGACCTGAGCCAGGTGCTGCAGCACTCCACCTTCGTGGCCGGCTCGCTCAGCTCGACGGTGCCGACCGCGACCTTCGACCCGTCCGCCAAGGCGATCACCTGGACCGGTCAGCTGACGAGCGGTCAGCACGGTCAGTTCACCTACCAGGTGAAGGTCAACGACCCGTACTACGGCGACAAGTTCCTGGACAACACCATCACCTCGGCGAAGTCGACGGACTGCCAGCAGGGTTCCACCGACGCCCGCTGCAAGGCGCACGTGGTGGTCCAGCTGCCCACGCCCACCCCGACTCCGACCCCCACCCCCAGCAAGATGCCGCCCCCGCACCACGAGCACCACGAGCACCCGCACCACCCGGGCCAGCTGGCGCACACCGGCGCCGACGGCACCATGGTGCTGGCCGGCTCGGCGGCCGCGCTGGTGCTCGGCGGCGGCACCCTGCTGCTGCTCAACCGCCGTCGCACCCGCCGCCACTGA
- a CDS encoding bifunctional [glutamine synthetase] adenylyltransferase/[glutamine synthetase]-adenylyl-L-tyrosine phosphorylase, with protein sequence MPAAGNRLSTPEARLVRRGFTDPEAAVRRLGAPALTGLADDPILLDALGGTADPDLALLGLARLLEALPEGDRHALRDTLTTSKPLRDRLLGVLGASAALGDHLAAHPRDWHALVTFELRDMHPGTGEFRRELDERIRDSAAPPADALRAAYRRCLLTIAARDLSATADFEQTAAELADLAGATLRTALELAAEQQPEAADACRLAVIGMGKCGGRELNYVSDVDVIFVAEPREGVEEGRALQAATRLAAAMMRICSDSTAEGTIWPVDANLRPEGRNGPLVRTLASHLAYYQRWAKTWEFQALLKARPVAGDAELGEAYVAELAPLVWSAAGRENFVSDVQQMRRRVIEAIPLGEVDRQLKLGPGGLRDVEFSVQLLQLVHGRTDPALRSGNTLRALHALSEGGYVGRADAASLDAAYRFLRTLEHRIQLHRLRRTHLMPTDPADLRSLARSLAPMINDDTRADPVAALQREWKRHALEVRRLHEKLFYRPLLTAVAALSGGEALLTPGTPALSQHAARARLEALGFADPAAALRHLQALASGVSRKAAIQRTLLPVLLARFSDSADPDAGLLAFRQISDALGRTPWYLRLLRDESEAAENLARVLSAGRLAPDLLLRAPEAVAMLGDPQGLEPRGRVALDQEVRSAVGRAASAAHGVAAARSVRRRELFRTSAADLLGRYGDTATFEGAADALDRASTALTDLNAATLAGALAACTAGWEQQHGEPLPARIAVIAMGRFGGHELGYGSDADVLFVHEPLPDTDRDATAAARSVCNELRTLLAAPSTEPALLVDADLRPEGRQGALVRTLGSYRAYYERWSQIWESQALLRAEPVAGDAELGARFTELIDPLRYPVTGLAERDLLEIRRIKARIESERLPRGADPTTHTKIGRGGLADVEWTVQLLQLRHGHELPGLRTTRTRPALRAAAEAGLLAAEDAAVLDEAWVLASRVRAAVMLVRGRPGDSFPSDARELAGVARYLGYGEGHTGELVDDYRRATRRARSVVEHVFYE encoded by the coding sequence ATGCCCGCCGCCGGAAACCGGCTCAGCACCCCGGAAGCCCGCCTGGTCCGCCGGGGCTTCACCGACCCGGAGGCGGCCGTGCGCCGACTCGGCGCCCCCGCGCTGACCGGGCTGGCCGACGACCCGATCCTCCTCGACGCGCTCGGCGGCACCGCCGACCCCGACCTGGCCCTGCTCGGCCTGGCCAGGCTGCTGGAGGCGCTGCCGGAGGGCGACCGGCACGCGCTGCGCGACACGCTCACCACCTCCAAGCCGCTGCGCGACCGGCTGCTCGGCGTGCTCGGCGCCTCCGCCGCGCTCGGCGACCACCTGGCCGCGCACCCGCGCGACTGGCACGCGCTGGTCACCTTCGAGCTGCGCGACATGCACCCCGGCACCGGCGAGTTCCGCCGCGAGCTCGACGAGCGGATCCGCGACTCGGCGGCCCCGCCGGCCGACGCGCTGCGCGCCGCCTACCGCCGCTGCCTGCTCACCATCGCCGCCCGCGACCTGAGCGCCACCGCCGACTTCGAGCAGACCGCCGCCGAGCTGGCCGACCTGGCCGGCGCCACCCTGCGCACCGCCCTGGAGCTGGCCGCTGAGCAGCAGCCGGAGGCCGCCGACGCCTGTCGGCTGGCCGTGATCGGCATGGGCAAGTGCGGCGGCCGGGAGCTCAACTACGTCTCCGACGTGGACGTGATCTTCGTGGCTGAGCCCCGCGAGGGCGTCGAGGAGGGCCGCGCGCTGCAGGCCGCCACCCGGCTGGCCGCCGCGATGATGCGGATCTGCTCGGACAGCACGGCCGAGGGCACCATCTGGCCGGTGGACGCCAACCTGCGCCCGGAGGGCCGCAACGGCCCGCTGGTCCGCACCCTGGCCAGCCACCTCGCCTACTACCAGCGCTGGGCCAAGACCTGGGAGTTCCAGGCCCTGCTCAAGGCCCGCCCGGTGGCGGGGGACGCCGAACTCGGCGAGGCCTACGTGGCCGAGCTGGCCCCGCTGGTCTGGTCGGCGGCCGGGCGGGAGAACTTCGTCTCCGACGTGCAGCAGATGCGCCGCCGGGTGATCGAGGCGATCCCGCTCGGCGAGGTGGACCGGCAGCTCAAGCTCGGCCCGGGCGGCCTGCGCGACGTGGAGTTCTCGGTCCAGCTGCTGCAACTGGTGCACGGCCGCACCGACCCGGCGCTGCGCAGCGGCAACACCCTGCGCGCCCTGCACGCGCTCTCCGAGGGCGGCTACGTGGGCCGGGCCGACGCCGCCTCGCTGGACGCCGCCTACCGGTTCCTGCGCACCCTGGAGCACCGGATCCAGCTGCACCGGCTGCGCCGCACCCACCTGATGCCGACCGACCCCGCCGACCTGCGCAGCCTGGCCCGCTCCCTCGCCCCGATGATCAACGACGACACCCGGGCCGACCCGGTGGCCGCGCTGCAGCGGGAGTGGAAGCGGCACGCCCTGGAGGTGCGCCGGCTGCACGAGAAGCTCTTCTACCGTCCGCTGCTCACCGCCGTCGCCGCGCTCTCCGGCGGCGAGGCGCTGCTCACCCCGGGCACCCCGGCGCTCAGCCAGCACGCGGCCCGGGCCCGGCTGGAGGCGCTGGGCTTCGCCGACCCCGCGGCCGCGCTGCGCCACCTCCAGGCGCTGGCCAGCGGGGTGAGCCGCAAGGCGGCGATCCAGCGCACCCTGCTGCCGGTGCTGCTGGCCCGGTTCAGCGACTCGGCCGACCCGGACGCGGGCCTGCTCGCCTTCCGGCAGATCTCCGACGCGCTCGGCCGCACCCCCTGGTACCTGCGGCTGCTGCGGGACGAGAGCGAGGCGGCGGAGAACCTGGCCCGGGTGCTCTCGGCCGGCCGGCTGGCCCCGGACCTGCTGCTGCGCGCGCCCGAGGCGGTGGCCATGCTGGGCGACCCGCAGGGGCTGGAGCCGCGCGGGCGGGTCGCCCTGGACCAGGAGGTGCGGTCCGCGGTGGGCCGGGCCGCGAGCGCGGCCCACGGGGTGGCGGCGGCCCGGTCGGTGCGCCGCCGGGAGCTCTTCCGCACCTCGGCCGCCGACCTGCTGGGCCGCTACGGCGACACAGCGACATTCGAAGGCGCGGCGGACGCCCTGGACCGCGCCTCCACCGCGCTGACCGACCTGAACGCCGCCACCCTGGCGGGTGCGCTGGCGGCCTGCACGGCCGGCTGGGAGCAGCAGCACGGCGAGCCGCTGCCGGCCAGGATCGCGGTGATCGCGATGGGCCGGTTCGGCGGCCACGAGCTGGGCTACGGCTCGGACGCCGACGTGCTCTTCGTGCACGAGCCGCTGCCGGACACCGACCGGGACGCCACCGCCGCGGCCCGCTCGGTCTGCAACGAGCTGCGCACCCTGCTGGCCGCGCCGTCCACCGAGCCGGCCCTGCTGGTCGACGCCGACCTGCGCCCGGAGGGCCGGCAGGGCGCGCTGGTGCGCACCCTCGGCTCCTACCGGGCCTACTACGAGCGCTGGTCGCAGATCTGGGAGAGCCAGGCGCTGCTGCGGGCCGAGCCGGTGGCGGGCGACGCCGAGCTGGGCGCCCGGTTCACCGAGCTGATCGACCCGCTGCGCTACCCGGTGACCGGCCTGGCCGAGCGCGACCTGCTGGAGATCCGCCGGATCAAGGCCCGGATCGAGAGCGAGCGGCTGCCGCGCGGCGCCGACCCGACCACCCACACCAAGATCGGGCGGGGCGGCCTGGCGGACGTGGAGTGGACGGTGCAGCTGCTCCAGCTGCGGCACGGGCACGAGCTGCCGGGCCTGCGCACCACCCGGACCAGGCCGGCGCTGCGGGCCGCCGCCGAGGCCGGGCTGCTGGCGGCCGAGGACGCGGCGGTGCTGGACGAGGCCTGGGTGCTGGCCTCCCGGGTGCGCGCGGCGGTGATGCTGGTGCGCGGCCGACCGGGGGACAGCTTCCCGAGCGACGCGCGCGAGCTCGCCGGTGTGGCCCGGTACCTGGGGTACGGCGAGGGGCACACCGGCGAGCTGGTGGACGACTACCGGCGGGCGACCCGGCGGGCCCGCTCGGTGGTGGAGCACGTCTTCTACGAGTGA
- a CDS encoding phosphatase PAP2 family protein → MGESTTHVPGDDDAPTTGGDSVQAAVAAPAPAVDGTSGGSTAVSSPGSLRRRIALARRGPKRPRLWFEIALIGVSYWLYNIVRNAVPQQGAIAQRHAAWVWRTEQTLGIAVERSINHAFDKVGWLITGMNYYYATLHFIVTVVVLVWLYRSHPGRYAAGRLVLAVTTLIALVGFYFFPLAPPRLMNNGGFVDTVLTHHTWGSLASGAATSVTNQYAAMPSMHIGWSLWCGLTVFCLAERTWVRALGLIYPAATLLVIIATANHFWMDAVGGMACLGFGFLVARVVYHRWAYQFPQIPASWQSEAALPEQRPTPVGARLGR, encoded by the coding sequence ATGGGGGAATCGACCACTCATGTGCCGGGCGACGACGACGCCCCTACCACCGGCGGCGATTCCGTCCAGGCAGCCGTGGCGGCCCCCGCCCCGGCGGTGGACGGAACCAGCGGCGGCAGCACCGCGGTCAGCTCGCCCGGCTCGCTCCGGCGCCGGATCGCGCTGGCCCGCCGCGGCCCGAAGCGGCCCCGGCTCTGGTTCGAGATCGCGCTGATCGGCGTCAGCTACTGGCTGTACAACATCGTGCGCAACGCCGTGCCCCAGCAGGGCGCGATCGCCCAGCGCCACGCCGCCTGGGTCTGGCGCACCGAGCAGACCCTCGGCATCGCCGTCGAGCGCTCGATCAACCACGCCTTCGACAAGGTCGGTTGGCTGATCACCGGGATGAACTACTACTACGCCACGCTGCACTTCATCGTCACCGTGGTGGTCCTGGTCTGGCTCTACCGCAGCCACCCCGGCCGGTACGCGGCCGGCCGCCTGGTGCTCGCCGTCACCACGCTGATCGCCCTGGTCGGCTTCTACTTCTTCCCGCTCGCGCCACCCCGGCTGATGAACAACGGCGGGTTCGTCGACACCGTGCTCACCCACCACACCTGGGGCTCACTGGCCTCCGGCGCGGCGACCAGCGTGACCAACCAGTACGCGGCGATGCCCTCGATGCACATCGGCTGGTCGCTCTGGTGCGGGCTGACCGTCTTCTGCCTGGCCGAACGCACCTGGGTGCGGGCCCTCGGCCTGATCTACCCGGCCGCCACCCTGCTGGTGATCATCGCCACCGCCAACCACTTCTGGATGGACGCGGTCGGCGGGATGGCCTGCCTCGGCTTCGGGTTCCTGGTGGCCCGGGTGGTGTACCACCGCTGGGCCTACCAGTTCCCGCAGATCCCGGCCTCCTGGCAGAGCGAGGCGGCGCTGCCCGAGCAGCGCCCGACCCCGGTCGGCGCCCGGCTCGGCCGCTGA